The following coding sequences are from one Streptomyces sp. V3I7 window:
- a CDS encoding cell division protein SepF: protein MGSVRKASAWLGLVDDNDDERYYDDDYSEGTEPGDAWVTDPRVKVAADTAEEKGRRIGTVTPDGFRDARAIGELFREGVPVIMNLTALEPTDAKRVVDFAAGLIFGLRGSIERVSTRVFLLSPADTEIVSGEPAGHRSDGFFNQS, encoded by the coding sequence ATGGGATCGGTACGCAAGGCGAGTGCCTGGCTGGGCCTCGTCGACGACAACGATGACGAGCGTTACTACGACGACGACTACTCCGAGGGGACCGAGCCCGGGGATGCCTGGGTGACGGACCCGCGGGTCAAGGTGGCCGCGGACACCGCGGAGGAGAAGGGGCGCCGGATCGGCACGGTCACCCCGGACGGCTTCCGGGACGCCCGCGCCATCGGCGAGCTGTTCCGGGAGGGCGTCCCGGTCATCATGAACCTCACGGCCCTGGAGCCCACCGACGCCAAGCGCGTCGTCGACTTCGCGGCCGGACTCATCTTCGGACTGCGCGGTTCGATCGAGCGCGTGTCCACCCGGGTGTTCCTGCTGAGCCCGGCCGACACCGAGATCGTCAGCGGCGAGCCGGCCGGCCACCGCTCCGACGGCTTCTTCAACCAGAGCTGA
- a CDS encoding MFS transporter, translated as MSGTTAAAVRLRRRAAGAGANRWIVLVVLCVSLLLVAVDATVLHVAVPAVTEDLKPGAMELLWIVDVYPLVCASLMILFGTLGDRVGRRRILLLGYALFGAASAIAALAPSAEVLILARALLGVGGAMIMPATLSILRQVFPDRRERALAIGLWSAVAAVGAAVGPLLGGFLVEHFWWGSVFLVNIPLMLVSLPVGRLLLPESTGDRDGPWDVVGALMAAVGLFGLILGVKRLGGGEPVASVLTLLPLVVGAVLIVLFVRRQRRRPYPLIDLGMFARPAFSTSVGCIVLAMLALVGLELIAAQYLQLVLGLSPLRTGLRLLPLTLAAMASGLAGARMLRRLGPRRMVCFGFCLTAAAVVTLTALGGTDNVPLMLFGFVLLGFGLESTLFGAYESMLSEASSDRAGGAAAIGETAYQLGAGIGIALLGTVMNASYAPRLASVPGVPASASASAGHSLGEAYEVAGWLGGAAGEALRQAARDSFVHGLHVTLLVSAGLLLLGAVMSLRLPRVMQCEESAVVELPSPREVEVTESRVSA; from the coding sequence ATGTCCGGGACGACCGCGGCTGCCGTTCGGCTGCGCCGCCGGGCGGCCGGGGCCGGTGCCAACCGCTGGATCGTCCTCGTCGTCCTCTGCGTGAGCCTGCTGCTCGTCGCCGTCGACGCGACCGTGCTGCACGTCGCCGTGCCCGCGGTCACCGAGGACCTCAAGCCCGGCGCCATGGAACTGCTCTGGATCGTCGACGTCTACCCGCTCGTCTGCGCGTCGCTGATGATCCTCTTCGGCACGCTCGGCGACCGCGTGGGCCGCAGACGCATCCTGCTGCTCGGTTACGCCCTGTTCGGCGCCGCCTCCGCGATCGCGGCCCTCGCGCCGAGCGCCGAGGTACTGATCCTGGCCCGCGCGCTGCTCGGCGTCGGCGGCGCGATGATCATGCCCGCGACCCTGTCGATCCTGCGCCAGGTCTTCCCCGACCGGCGCGAGCGGGCGCTCGCGATCGGCCTCTGGAGCGCGGTCGCCGCGGTCGGCGCCGCCGTCGGCCCGCTGCTCGGCGGCTTCCTCGTCGAGCACTTCTGGTGGGGCTCGGTCTTCCTGGTCAACATCCCGCTGATGCTGGTGAGCCTGCCCGTCGGCCGCCTGCTGCTGCCCGAGTCGACGGGCGACCGCGACGGCCCCTGGGACGTCGTCGGCGCGCTGATGGCGGCGGTCGGCCTGTTCGGCCTGATCCTCGGCGTCAAGCGGCTCGGCGGCGGGGAACCCGTGGCCAGCGTCCTCACGCTGCTGCCCCTGGTGGTGGGCGCGGTCCTCATCGTGCTCTTCGTACGCCGGCAGCGGCGCCGCCCCTACCCCCTCATCGACCTCGGCATGTTCGCGCGCCCCGCGTTCAGCACCTCCGTGGGCTGCATCGTCCTGGCGATGCTCGCCCTGGTCGGACTGGAGCTGATCGCCGCCCAGTACCTCCAGCTGGTCCTCGGGCTCTCCCCGCTGCGGACGGGTCTGCGGCTGCTGCCCCTGACCCTCGCCGCGATGGCGTCCGGCCTCGCGGGCGCGCGCATGCTGCGCCGCCTCGGACCCCGGCGGATGGTGTGCTTCGGGTTCTGTCTGACCGCCGCGGCCGTGGTGACGCTCACCGCGCTGGGCGGCACCGACAACGTGCCCCTCATGCTGTTCGGCTTCGTCCTGCTCGGCTTCGGCCTGGAGAGCACGCTCTTCGGGGCGTACGAGTCGATGCTCAGCGAGGCGTCCTCCGACCGCGCCGGCGGCGCCGCCGCGATCGGCGAGACGGCGTACCAGCTCGGCGCCGGCATCGGCATCGCGCTGCTCGGCACCGTGATGAACGCCAGCTACGCACCCCGGCTCGCCTCCGTGCCCGGCGTGCCCGCCTCGGCCTCCGCGTCCGCGGGCCACTCGCTCGGCGAGGCCTACGAGGTCGCCGGCTGGCTCGGCGGAGCGGCCGGAGAGGCCCTGCGCCAGGCCGCCCGCGACTCCTTCGTGCACGGGCTCCATGTGACGCTGCTCGTGAGCGCGGGACTGCTGCTGCTCGGTGCCGTCATGTCGCTGCGGCTGCCGCGGGTCATGCAGTGCGAGGAGTCGGCGGTCGTGGAACTGCCCTCGCCGCGGGAGGTCGAGGTCACGGAGTCGCGCGTCTCCGCGTGA
- a CDS encoding mannosyltransferase family protein, which produces MTLLATRVTPFRAGFLSRAAPALLGYAAVRVLGLVVLAVWSAARGHDAHTLLTARWDSLWYTRVAELGYGYQVALPNGDVHSNLAFFPLLPWLERLLHALTPLSYADAGFAVSLLASLAAAWGIFAVADHVHDRRAGVCAVLLWAVLPVGIVQSMAYSESLFTALAAWSLYAVLTGRWVTAGLLASLAGLTRPVGIAVVAAVWAVGVAPIVRDRRAALAHGARRGERAPDPADESPARRVPAWAGAQETTRAPAPGASLWRRALGLLLAPVGAAAYVLWVGHRTGRGPLGYLDVQAGWRNGFDGGYAFACFIAGKFTSLPSALAGIGLIIGIGLVILLYVTCVRQRQPLALLVYTGVVTALALCASSYFGSKPRLLLPAFPLLLPAAPALARLRTSRSALVTAGIAVVSALYGAFWLNGTGPP; this is translated from the coding sequence GTGACTCTGCTTGCGACCCGCGTGACTCCGTTCCGCGCCGGCTTCCTGAGCCGCGCCGCCCCGGCGCTGCTCGGGTACGCGGCCGTGCGGGTCCTCGGGCTCGTCGTGCTGGCGGTGTGGAGCGCGGCGCGCGGGCACGACGCCCACACGCTGCTGACCGCCCGCTGGGACTCGCTGTGGTACACCCGGGTCGCCGAGCTGGGTTACGGCTACCAGGTGGCCCTGCCGAACGGCGACGTCCACTCCAACCTCGCCTTCTTTCCGCTGCTGCCCTGGCTGGAGCGGCTGCTGCACGCGCTGACCCCGCTGTCGTACGCCGACGCCGGTTTCGCGGTCAGCCTGCTCGCCTCGCTCGCGGCGGCCTGGGGGATCTTCGCGGTCGCGGACCACGTCCACGACCGACGGGCCGGGGTGTGCGCCGTCCTGCTGTGGGCCGTGCTGCCCGTCGGGATCGTGCAGTCGATGGCGTACAGCGAGTCGCTGTTCACGGCGCTGGCGGCCTGGTCGCTGTACGCCGTGCTGACCGGGCGCTGGGTGACGGCGGGGCTGCTGGCGTCGCTGGCCGGGCTGACCCGGCCGGTGGGGATCGCCGTCGTCGCCGCGGTGTGGGCGGTGGGCGTTGCCCCGATCGTGCGAGATCGGCGCGCGGCCCTGGCGCACGGCGCGCGGCGCGGCGAACGCGCCCCCGATCCGGCCGACGAGAGCCCCGCCCGGCGCGTTCCGGCATGGGCAGGCGCGCAAGAAACGACGCGCGCCCCCGCTCCCGGCGCATCGCTCTGGCGCCGCGCCCTCGGTCTGCTGCTCGCCCCCGTCGGCGCCGCCGCCTACGTCCTGTGGGTCGGCCACCGCACCGGCCGGGGCCCGCTCGGCTATCTGGACGTGCAGGCGGGCTGGCGCAACGGCTTCGACGGCGGATACGCCTTCGCCTGCTTCATCGCCGGCAAGTTCACCTCACTCCCTTCGGCCCTGGCCGGGATCGGGCTGATCATCGGGATCGGCCTGGTGATCCTGCTGTACGTGACCTGCGTACGGCAGCGGCAGCCGCTCGCGCTGCTGGTGTACACGGGTGTCGTCACCGCGCTCGCCCTGTGCGCGTCGAGCTACTTCGGCTCCAAGCCCCGCCTGCTGCTGCCGGCCTTCCCTCTGCTGCTGCCGGCCGCGCCGGCCCTCGCCCGGCTGCGCACGTCGCGATCGGCGCTGGTCACGGCCGGGATCGCGGTGGTCTCGGCGCTCTACGGCGCGTTCTGGCTCAATGGAACCGGCCCGCCATGA
- a CDS encoding DNA polymerase III subunit alpha translates to MPGFTHLHTVSGFSLRYGASHPERLAERASERGMDALALTDRDTLAGAVRFAKACARVGVRPLFGVDLAVGEPVRRERRRTPVRGGAFVDESVPRVTFLARDGARGWADLCRLVSAAHGGGDGAPRLDWGDNRGDGLVVLLGPESDVGRALAAGRPDRAARLVGPWRDVYGDGLRLEVVWHGRAGTGSGSLRLAARTVGFAVEQGIRPVLSNAVRYADQGLGGVADVLDAARRLVPIDPGKELDSGEAWLKGGGAMLEIAERVVEAAGYRRDLAPRLLAEVEAVAAMCVVDPEDDLGMGAVHFPEARLVGAGRRSAQRALASRAAAGMVSRGYEGRRQYWERMHDELGIIAHHGFASYFLTVAQVVDDVREMGIRVAARGSGAGSLVNHLLGIAHADPMEHGLLMERFLSRERVVLPDIDIDVESARRLEVYRAIIERFGAERVATVSMPETYRVRHAIRDVGAALSMDPADIDRIAKSFPHIRARDARAALEELPELKRLAGEKERYGRLWELVEALDALPRGVAMHPCGVILSDASLLSRTPVVPTSGEGFPMSQFDKEDVEDLGLLKLDVLGVRMQSAMAHAVGEVERATGERIDLDSLKDGDAETYRLIRSTETLGCFQIESPGQRDLVGRLQPATFHDLVVDISLFRPGPVAADMVRPFIEARHGRAPVRCPHPDLEGPLRDTYGVVVFHEQIIDIVAIMTGCGRGEADRVRRGLSDAESQGRIRVWFAQRAEERGYDAETIRRTWEIIEAFGSYGFCKAHAVAFAVPTYQSAWLKAHHPAAFYAGLLTHDPGMYPKRLLLADARRRGVPILPLDVNRSAVDYRVELVSDSPVVWGLRLALSDVYGISEAEAARIAEGQPYVSLLDFWERARPSRPLAGRLAQVGALDAFGANRRDLQLHLTELHRGARGVGGGQLPLSGGREAASAGLPDLSAAERLSAELGVLSMDASRNLMDDHQEFLRELGVVSARRLREARHGETVLVAGTKVATQTPPIRSGKRVIFTTLDDGTGLVDLAFFDDSHDACAHTVFHSWLLLVRGVVQRRGPRSLSVVGAAAWNLAELTELRAEGGLSEVAARLAEPVGEEADGDRDPTHGRRIRMSTGYAMHPWADLRPAGQDPSQVRKLWHQSPGSAG, encoded by the coding sequence GTGCCGGGCTTCACGCATCTGCACACCGTCTCCGGGTTCTCCTTGCGCTACGGCGCCTCGCACCCGGAGCGGCTGGCCGAGCGCGCCTCGGAGCGGGGGATGGATGCCCTCGCCCTCACTGACCGGGACACCCTCGCGGGCGCGGTTCGTTTCGCCAAGGCCTGTGCGCGGGTCGGTGTTCGTCCTTTGTTCGGGGTGGATCTGGCGGTCGGGGAGCCTGTGCGCCGGGAGCGGCGTCGTACCCCTGTGCGTGGGGGTGCCTTTGTCGATGAGTCCGTTCCTCGCGTGACCTTCCTTGCCCGTGACGGGGCTCGGGGGTGGGCCGATCTGTGCCGGCTGGTCAGCGCTGCTCATGGGGGCGGCGACGGGGCGCCTCGGCTTGACTGGGGTGACAACCGTGGTGACGGGCTGGTGGTGCTGCTGGGGCCTGAGTCCGACGTGGGGCGTGCTCTGGCCGCGGGGCGGCCGGATCGTGCCGCCAGGTTGGTGGGGCCCTGGAGGGATGTCTATGGGGACGGTCTGCGGTTGGAGGTCGTCTGGCATGGGCGGGCGGGGACCGGGAGCGGTTCTCTGCGGCTTGCCGCTCGTACGGTGGGGTTCGCGGTCGAGCAGGGGATCCGGCCTGTGCTCAGCAACGCCGTGCGGTACGCCGACCAGGGGCTGGGGGGCGTGGCCGATGTTCTGGACGCCGCGCGTCGGCTGGTTCCGATCGACCCCGGGAAGGAGCTGGACTCCGGCGAGGCCTGGCTGAAGGGGGGCGGGGCCATGCTGGAGATCGCCGAGCGGGTTGTGGAGGCTGCGGGGTACCGGCGTGACCTCGCCCCTCGGCTGCTGGCGGAGGTGGAGGCTGTTGCCGCCATGTGTGTGGTCGATCCCGAGGACGATCTGGGCATGGGGGCTGTTCATTTCCCTGAGGCGCGTCTGGTGGGGGCCGGGCGGCGCAGTGCCCAGCGGGCGCTGGCCTCACGGGCGGCTGCGGGGATGGTGTCGCGGGGATATGAGGGGCGGAGGCAGTACTGGGAGCGGATGCATGACGAGTTGGGGATCATCGCCCATCATGGGTTCGCTTCTTATTTCCTGACGGTCGCTCAGGTGGTCGATGACGTACGGGAGATGGGGATTCGGGTTGCCGCTCGGGGGTCCGGGGCCGGGTCGTTGGTCAATCATCTTCTGGGTATCGCGCATGCCGATCCCATGGAGCACGGGTTGTTGATGGAGCGCTTCCTGTCGAGGGAGCGTGTTGTCCTGCCCGATATCGACATCGACGTGGAGTCCGCTCGCCGGCTGGAGGTCTATCGGGCGATCATCGAGCGGTTCGGTGCCGAGCGGGTGGCCACGGTTTCCATGCCCGAGACGTATCGGGTGCGGCATGCCATTCGGGACGTGGGCGCTGCCTTGTCCATGGATCCGGCCGATATCGATCGCATCGCCAAGTCCTTTCCGCATATCCGGGCGCGCGATGCTCGCGCCGCATTGGAGGAGCTGCCCGAGCTGAAGCGGCTCGCGGGGGAGAAGGAGCGGTACGGCAGGTTGTGGGAGCTGGTCGAGGCTCTGGACGCTCTGCCGCGCGGTGTGGCCATGCATCCGTGCGGAGTGATCCTTTCCGATGCCTCTCTGCTGTCGCGTACGCCGGTCGTGCCGACCAGTGGGGAGGGGTTTCCCATGTCGCAGTTCGACAAGGAGGACGTCGAGGATCTCGGGCTGCTCAAGCTCGATGTGCTCGGGGTGCGGATGCAGTCGGCCATGGCGCATGCGGTGGGCGAGGTGGAGCGGGCCACCGGGGAGCGGATCGATCTGGATTCCCTGAAGGACGGGGATGCCGAGACGTATCGGCTGATTCGGTCCACCGAGACGCTGGGGTGCTTCCAGATCGAGTCGCCGGGGCAGCGGGATCTGGTCGGGCGGCTTCAGCCGGCCACTTTCCATGACCTGGTCGTCGACATCTCGCTGTTCCGGCCGGGGCCGGTGGCCGCCGACATGGTGCGGCCCTTCATCGAGGCGCGGCACGGGCGGGCGCCGGTGCGTTGTCCGCATCCGGATCTGGAGGGGCCGCTGCGGGACACGTACGGGGTCGTCGTCTTTCACGAGCAGATCATCGACATCGTCGCCATCATGACCGGGTGTGGGCGCGGTGAGGCGGACCGGGTGCGGCGGGGGTTGTCCGACGCGGAGTCGCAGGGGCGGATCCGGGTGTGGTTCGCACAGCGGGCGGAGGAGCGCGGGTACGACGCAGAAACGATTCGGCGGACGTGGGAGATCATCGAGGCGTTCGGCAGTTATGGGTTCTGCAAGGCACATGCGGTCGCTTTTGCCGTGCCGACGTATCAGTCGGCGTGGCTGAAGGCGCATCATCCGGCCGCCTTCTATGCCGGGCTGCTCACGCATGACCCCGGGATGTATCCGAAGCGGCTGCTGCTGGCGGACGCGCGGCGGCGTGGGGTGCCGATCCTGCCGTTGGACGTGAACCGGTCGGCGGTCGATTATCGGGTCGAACTGGTGTCTGATTCGCCTGTGGTGTGGGGGCTTCGGCTGGCTCTTTCCGATGTGTATGGCATCAGTGAGGCCGAGGCGGCTCGGATCGCGGAGGGGCAGCCCTATGTCTCGCTGCTGGACTTCTGGGAGCGGGCCCGGCCGAGTCGGCCCCTGGCCGGACGGCTCGCGCAGGTGGGGGCGTTGGATGCCTTCGGCGCCAATCGGCGTGATCTGCAACTTCACTTGACCGAGTTGCATCGGGGGGCACGAGGTGTCGGTGGTGGTCAACTGCCCTTGAGCGGAGGGCGGGAGGCTGCCTCTGCAGGGCTGCCCGATCTGTCCGCGGCGGAGCGGCTCAGTGCCGAGCTGGGTGTGCTGTCCATGGACGCCTCGCGCAACCTGATGGACGACCACCAGGAGTTCCTGCGGGAGTTGGGCGTGGTGTCGGCGCGGCGGCTGCGGGAGGCGCGGCACGGGGAGACGGTGCTGGTCGCCGGAACCAAGGTGGCCACCCAGACGCCGCCGATCCGGTCCGGCAAGCGCGTCATCTTCACCACGCTGGACGACGGGACGGGACTGGTCGACCTTGCCTTCTTCGACGACTCCCATGACGCGTGTGCGCACACCGTCTTCCATTCCTGGCTGCTGCTGGTGCGCGGAGTGGTGCAGCGGCGTGGTCCGCGCAGTCTCAGTGTGGTCGGCGCCGCCGCCTGGAACCTCGCCGAGCTGACCGAGCTGCGCGCCGAGGGCGGCCTGAGCGAGGTGGCCGCGCGGCTGGCGGAGCCGGTGGGGGAGGAGGCCGACGGGGACCGGGACCCGACCCATGGCCGTCGTATCCGTATGTCCACCGGATACGCGATGCACCCGTGGGCCGATCTGCGACCGGCGGGCCAGGACCCTTCACAGGTACGGAAGTTGTGGCACCAGAGTCCGGGGAGTGCGGGATGA
- a CDS encoding acyl-CoA dehydrogenase family protein: MSASSTLPPFDPTDPLGIDDLLDPEDLAVRDTVRAWAADRVLPYVAEWYERGELPGIRELARELGGMGALGMSLTGYGCAGASAVQYGLACLELEAADSGIRSLVSVQGSLAMYAIHRFGSEEQKLQWLPRMAAGEVIGCFGLTEPDHGSDPASMRTYAKREGGDWLLNGRKMWITNGSVAGVAVVWAQTEDGIRGFVVPTDVPGFSAPEIKHKWSLRASVTSELVLDDVRLPADAVLPEGTGLRGPLSCLSHARYGIVWGAMGAARSSFQAAVDYAKTREQFGRPIGGFQLTQAKLADMAVELHKGILLAHHLGRRMDAGRLRPEQVSFGKLNNVREAIEICRTARTILGANGISLEYPVMRHATNLESVLTYEGTVEMHQLVLGKALTGLDAFR, from the coding sequence ATGTCCGCGTCCTCGACGCTGCCCCCGTTCGATCCCACCGATCCGCTCGGGATCGACGACCTGCTCGATCCCGAGGACCTGGCCGTCCGCGACACCGTGCGCGCCTGGGCCGCCGACCGCGTGCTGCCGTACGTCGCCGAGTGGTACGAGCGCGGCGAGCTGCCCGGCATCCGGGAGCTGGCCCGCGAACTCGGCGGCATGGGAGCCCTCGGCATGTCCCTCACCGGGTACGGCTGCGCCGGGGCCTCCGCCGTCCAGTACGGACTCGCCTGCCTCGAACTCGAGGCGGCCGACTCCGGCATCCGGTCGCTGGTGTCGGTGCAGGGCTCCCTCGCCATGTACGCCATCCACCGCTTCGGCAGCGAGGAGCAGAAGCTTCAGTGGCTGCCGCGCATGGCCGCGGGCGAGGTCATCGGCTGCTTCGGACTCACCGAGCCCGACCACGGCTCCGACCCGGCGTCCATGCGCACCTACGCCAAGCGCGAGGGCGGTGACTGGCTGCTGAACGGGCGCAAGATGTGGATCACCAACGGGTCCGTCGCGGGCGTCGCCGTCGTGTGGGCGCAGACGGAGGACGGGATCCGGGGGTTCGTCGTCCCCACGGACGTGCCTGGCTTCTCCGCGCCCGAGATCAAGCACAAGTGGTCGCTTCGGGCCAGCGTCACCAGCGAGCTCGTCCTCGACGACGTACGGCTGCCCGCCGACGCCGTACTGCCCGAGGGCACGGGGTTGCGCGGTCCGCTGAGCTGTCTCTCGCACGCCCGGTACGGCATCGTGTGGGGCGCCATGGGTGCGGCCCGCAGCTCTTTCCAGGCGGCGGTCGACTACGCGAAGACGCGGGAGCAGTTCGGGCGGCCCATCGGGGGATTCCAGCTCACCCAGGCCAAGCTCGCCGACATGGCGGTCGAACTGCACAAGGGAATTCTGCTCGCCCACCATCTGGGGCGGCGCATGGACGCCGGCCGCCTGCGTCCCGAGCAGGTCAGCTTCGGCAAGCTCAACAACGTACGGGAGGCCATCGAGATCTGCCGTACGGCGCGGACGATTCTCGGGGCCAACGGGATTTCGCTGGAGTACCCCGTGATGCGGCACGCGACCAATCTGGAATCGGTGCTCACCTACGAGGGCACCGTCGAGATGCACCAGCTCGTGCTGGGCAAGGCGCTCACCGGGCTCGACGCCTTCCGGTAG
- a CDS encoding S1 family peptidase has translation MRIKRTTPRTGLARRTRLVAVATGFVAAAALAVPTASASDAHTFSATQLTKASDAVGAADIAGTAWAVDSKTNRVVVTVDSTVSQAEIAKIKRQAGGNSEALTIKHTPGKFQKLISGGDAIYASSWRCSLGFNVQDSAGNYYFLTAGHCTDGAGTWWSNSSHTTTLGSTAGSSFPGNDYGIVSYTNSSVTKSGTVGSQDITSASTPSVGTSVTRRGSTTGIHSGTVQALNATVNYGGGDIVYGLIQTNVCAEPGDSGGPLYGGTRAYGLTSGGSGNCTSGGTTFFQPVTEALNAYGVHVY, from the coding sequence GTGAGGATCAAGCGCACCACTCCCCGTACCGGCCTCGCCAGACGGACCCGGCTCGTCGCCGTGGCCACCGGATTCGTGGCCGCGGCCGCGCTCGCCGTGCCGACCGCGAGCGCGAGCGACGCCCACACGTTCAGCGCCACCCAGCTCACCAAGGCGAGCGACGCCGTTGGTGCGGCCGACATCGCCGGTACGGCGTGGGCGGTCGACAGCAAGACCAACCGCGTCGTCGTCACCGTCGACAGCACCGTCTCCCAGGCCGAGATCGCCAAGATCAAGCGGCAGGCGGGTGGCAACTCCGAGGCCCTGACCATCAAGCACACGCCCGGCAAGTTCCAGAAGCTGATCTCCGGCGGCGACGCCATCTATGCGAGTAGCTGGCGTTGCTCACTCGGCTTCAACGTCCAGGACTCCGCGGGCAACTACTACTTCCTGACCGCCGGTCACTGCACCGACGGTGCGGGCACCTGGTGGTCGAACTCCTCGCACACGACGACGCTCGGTTCCACCGCCGGCTCCTCCTTCCCGGGCAACGACTACGGCATCGTGAGCTACACCAACAGCTCGGTGACCAAGTCGGGCACCGTCGGCAGCCAGGACATCACCAGCGCGTCCACGCCGTCCGTGGGTACGTCTGTCACCCGGCGCGGTTCCACGACGGGTATCCACAGCGGGACCGTCCAGGCGCTCAACGCGACGGTGAACTACGGCGGCGGTGACATCGTCTACGGGCTCATCCAGACCAACGTCTGCGCCGAGCCCGGTGACTCCGGTGGTCCGCTGTACGGCGGTACCCGGGCGTACGGTCTGACCTCCGGCGGCAGTGGCAACTGCACCTCCGGCGGTACGACGTTCTTCCAGCCGGTCACCGAGGCGCTGAACGCCTATGGGGTTCACGTCTACTGA
- a CDS encoding S1 family peptidase codes for MKHRRITRRRAAVAGAAVAALVAAGVTFQSANASEPAKAAAPQILSAPAAGKLASTLVRDLGADAAGAYYDAQAKSLVVNVLDESAAGTVEAAGAKARVVANSLAELDGARATLSKDATIPGTSWATDPVTNKVVVTADRTVSKAAWAKLGKVTDGLGAKVELQRSKGEFKPFLAGGDAITGSGGRCSLGFNVVKDGQPYFLTAGHCTDAISSWSDSSGNVVGQNEQSSFPGNDFGLVKYTGSVDHPSEVNLYNGSSQAISGAAEATVGMKVTRSGSTTQVHDGTVTGLNATVNYSEGTVSGLIQTDVCAEPGDSGGSLFSGDKAIGLTSGGSGDCTSGGETFFQPVTEALSATGSSIG; via the coding sequence TTGAAGCATCGACGCATAACCAGGCGGCGGGCCGCCGTGGCAGGTGCAGCCGTCGCCGCACTCGTCGCAGCGGGCGTCACCTTCCAGAGTGCGAACGCCAGTGAGCCCGCGAAGGCCGCGGCGCCCCAGATCCTGTCGGCGCCGGCGGCCGGAAAGCTCGCCTCGACGCTCGTACGGGACCTCGGCGCCGACGCGGCGGGCGCGTACTACGACGCCCAGGCGAAGAGCCTCGTCGTGAACGTGCTCGACGAGTCGGCCGCCGGTACGGTCGAGGCGGCTGGCGCCAAGGCCAGAGTCGTGGCGAACTCCCTCGCCGAACTCGACGGCGCGCGTGCCACGTTGAGCAAGGACGCGACCATCCCCGGTACCTCGTGGGCGACCGACCCGGTCACCAACAAGGTCGTCGTCACCGCGGACCGCACGGTCTCCAAGGCCGCGTGGGCCAAGCTCGGCAAGGTGACCGACGGGCTCGGCGCGAAGGTCGAACTCCAGCGGTCGAAGGGGGAGTTCAAGCCCTTCCTCGCCGGCGGTGACGCCATCACCGGCTCGGGCGGGCGCTGCTCGCTCGGCTTCAACGTGGTCAAGGACGGTCAGCCGTACTTCCTGACCGCCGGGCACTGCACCGATGCCATCTCCAGCTGGTCGGACTCGTCCGGCAACGTGGTCGGGCAGAACGAGCAGTCCAGCTTCCCGGGCAACGACTTCGGTCTGGTCAAGTACACCGGGAGCGTCGACCACCCGAGCGAGGTCAACCTGTACAACGGGTCCTCGCAAGCGATCAGCGGGGCGGCCGAGGCCACCGTGGGTATGAAGGTCACCCGCAGCGGCTCGACGACCCAGGTGCACGACGGCACGGTCACCGGTCTGAACGCCACCGTGAACTACTCGGAGGGCACGGTGAGCGGGCTGATCCAGACCGACGTGTGCGCCGAGCCCGGTGACAGTGGCGGTTCGCTGTTCTCGGGTGACAAGGCGATCGGGCTGACGTCCGGTGGCAGTGGTGACTGCACCTCCGGCGGGGAGACGTTCTTCCAGCCGGTCACCGAGGCGCTGTCGGCCACGGGGTCCTCGATCGGCTGA
- a CDS encoding MarR family winged helix-turn-helix transcriptional regulator, producing the protein MKRGPWISWVTIARLAPDGATVTELAGHLGVTKQAASQLVDEIVRKGYAERRPHPEDARARLVVLTERGWACTRAAEEAAAEVVGAWGVILGEDSVRVLRECLEGIAAYGPVRPVW; encoded by the coding sequence ATGAAGCGGGGGCCATGGATCTCGTGGGTCACGATCGCGCGGCTCGCGCCCGACGGGGCCACGGTCACCGAGCTCGCCGGGCATCTCGGGGTGACGAAGCAGGCGGCCAGTCAACTCGTCGACGAGATCGTGCGGAAGGGGTACGCCGAGCGGCGACCGCATCCCGAGGATGCCCGGGCGCGGCTGGTCGTGCTCACCGAGCGGGGGTGGGCGTGTACCCGGGCGGCGGAGGAGGCGGCCGCCGAGGTCGTGGGGGCGTGGGGCGTCATCCTCGGTGAGGACTCGGTACGCGTGTTGCGGGAGTGTCTGGAGGGGATTGCGGCTTACGGTCCGGTCAGGCCTGTCTGGTGA